In Papaver somniferum cultivar HN1 unplaced genomic scaffold, ASM357369v1 unplaced-scaffold_117, whole genome shotgun sequence, the DNA window CCTTCATCTATTTTTGATTCTTGCACGGTATCATGGCTAAAAATAGCCGTCCTATCTATGTCATTTTATCGAACATCTACAACAATACTGCAATTATTTATTTCGACTTACATGGCTATAAAGATTTGCCATGGAATACTCCTTTCGAATCTTCCAAGTTCCAACATCTTCTAGTCGATTATTATGATTTACGTTCTTAAGAAAGAAGTTTTCGCTAGCAAATTTAGGTTGTTTCATTGTTTCCTTCCAAGCAGTTACTTACAAGGAGTCACTACGTTTCAAATAAAAGGTGGATCCCATTCTGATTCAGACAATGCTGCCCCTACATAGATAAGAGTCACACCGTTTCAGATGAAGCTGCCTCTACGTTTCAGAAGAGATTCACAACGTTTCGGACAATGCTGCCACGTGGCTCGCTATATTTTCAGAAAAACTTAAAATGTACCTTTATATAAAGAAGTATTGATGTTATAAACAATGAACTGAAGTCCGAAATTACTCCGTCAACTAGATCTAAATACATCAGATTTGTGTTCAGTTGGGAtcaaacccaaaataaaatcaaaaatgtAATCATTTAATTAGGAACCTATTATATCCCGTACCAgattttcaaatggatataaatgtTCCAAAATGATAAGTGTGGAAAATTATTTCCGAAGGAGAATTGAAACCAATTTATGTCAGCTCCCCCACCGCTCACGAACATCTTGTATATAGTACAGTTAGTGGTATAACATTATTCATTACACTTTctgatgatatatatatagagagagagatagAGGTATAAGATTATCTACAGTTAATGAAAGATTGCCCATTTTATCCATCCATGAAATGCATGAGAGTAATCATCAGAATGGATTCAAATTGTTGTTTCCATAAAAGATAGTTAGTGTTATCCAATTTGAGTTAAACTAAGTTGAAAATTTTCTGGTAATGTAGAGAAGAACTTTTAGAATGTACCTGCAGAAAATAATTAACAGTTAAATGATTTTGATGGAAAGAATCAGATGAATTAAAGTTGAGTACTGATAGTGATTCTCGACATCAAATTAAGATCAAGAAAAAGATGATAGTTGAGATCCGAATTAAAAGAAGTGGGATCATAGAAAATTTTCTGGTGAAAAAGAAGAATTTGATAAAAGATTTTAGGGAGAAGATTTAAATTCTTAGAATATATTATTCGTAATGAAATTAATACAGATAGAACATTACTACATATACGTTCCCCAAACATGTGAAACGAACACGTGATGACAGACAGACATCTCAAACATTATTCATGCTAACTACACATAACGCACACACCACACACGTAAGTTCTTATAGCAGACATCTATCTCACACATGAGTAACTGTCGCGACGGACCCAACAGTCGGGGCGGTGCGAAGGACCGATAATTTGCTCAACGTTTGGACAAATACACCAAACAATCATCTTTAGGACAAATTGTAGGTACGTAAACAAGATCATCGCATCCCTCTGTTCTATATCTCTTAAAATCTAGTAATGATGTGAATACTGCAATGAACAAAACCAACTGATTAACGGCGTATCTTTGTCCAACACATTGATGAGGGCCAGCACCGAACACCAAGAAATTTCTCTTATAGATTTGATCTTCTTGGCGATTTTCAGAAAACCGGTCTGGATCGAAGAGTTCCGGTTCAGTAAAACCTTGAAACGATGATTCAAAAACTGAAGGAAATACCATGGTGCCTTTAGGAATTGTGTAAGATTCTGTCAATTGAAAATCTTCTCCAGCAATATGAGGTACTAATGGTGCTGGAGCTCTGTATCGGATTACCTCTCTAGCTACTGCTTCAGTATATTTCATTTCTCTCAAGTTTTCAGCCGTTATTAGTTTGCCAGACTCCGCGGACCATATTCGGCTCACTTCTTGGCGAACTTTCGATAAAATTTCTGGGTTTTTCTCTAATAATATCACTGCCCATAGTAGTGATGAAGTTGAAGCATCTTGAGCTGCATAAAGGAAATCGAATAGATGTCCACCAATTTCGACATCGCTTGAATGTGGCACTCCATTTGAATCAGACCCATTTTCTTGAATTTCTCTTAAGACTTGCTGCATCCAAAAATCGATCAAGCAAACTGGTTCTTTCCCTGATTGTAATTTCGTTTTACTCTGTTTCACACAATTAGTAAGTGTCTCCACTAACCGAGTAACTGCAAGCCGAGCTTTTTGGAATCCAAACCCAGGTAAGTCTATTGGTAATGTTAATGTTCCCTCATTGAACAGATTATAATCTACGTTGAATTCCTCACGAGATTTCTCGTTCAAATAAGGACCAACAAATACGGATTGAGAAGTATCAAGATTCATGTCGCGACATAGAAACCGCAACGCTAATGGTTTATTACCATTTTGGATTGATAAATTTACCCATTTTGTCAAATGCTGaagtattatattttgttgtagagATAGATAAATAGATAAAGCGTTAGGAgtaaaatttggagcaattcgtCCGCGAAGATCTTTATGTTCTTGACCTGACAAGTAAATTAGATTGTGTTCACCAAACAATTTTTTCCCAAAAGGATGACCAACGAAATGAAATGCATCAGGACGAACATTGGAAAAGACTTTATGAGAAAGCTCAGAGTTTTGAATGAAAATGATGAAGTGACCCATAATATAATTTGTTGAGAAACCCATATTCGATTCTTTTGCTGCTTTAGCCGCGTCTTCCCAGAATTGTGTTGGGTTTCTAATAAGTTGAATTACATTACCTAAGAAAGGTAAGATTAGTATTGGACCTggtgatgatttcttcttctttatatatgAGATCTGTTCTATGAATATGAAGAAAGATACGATACATAGCAAGTATGGTATGAATGATACCAATATACTCCATATAGATATTGACTCCATTTTTCTCTATGTAAAATTAAATTGGAAATACAGGTTTTCAAAAATCAATAAACTGAATAAAACTATAATATCTGAGAGAAGGAGAATCCAAGAATCTAGTGATCAAATGAAATCGTTGAAAGTGCATACTAAACGGTAAGAGAGG includes these proteins:
- the LOC113329902 gene encoding cytochrome P450 710A11-like, translated to MESISIWSILVSFIPYLLCIVSFFIFIEQISYIKKKKSSPGPILILPFLGNVIQLIRNPTQFWEDAAKAAKESNMGFSTNYIMGHFIIFIQNSELSHKVFSNVRPDAFHFVGHPFGKKLFGEHNLIYLSGQEHKDLRGRIAPNFTPNALSIYLSLQQNIILQHLTKWVNLSIQNGNKPLALRFLCRDMNLDTSQSVFVGPYLNEKSREEFNVDYNLFNEGTLTLPIDLPGFGFQKARLAVTRLVETLTNCVKQSKTKLQSGKEPVCLIDFWMQQVLREIQENGSDSNGVPHSSDVEIGGHLFDFLYAAQDASTSSLLWAVILLEKNPEILSKVRQEVSRIWSAESGKLITAENLREMKYTEAVAREVIRYRAPAPLVPHIAGEDFQLTESYTIPKGTMVFPSVFESSFQGFTEPELFDPDRFSENRQEDQIYKRNFLVFGAGPHQCVGQRYAVNQLVLFIAVFTSLLDFKRYRTEGCDDLVYVPTICPKDDCLVYLSKR